One genomic segment of Ehrlichia chaffeensis str. Arkansas includes these proteins:
- a CDS encoding type IV secretion system protein, translating to MCNFIKKGFIKLLLLLVITACESNQHPVPRCVPADVFTETRTASVSAYFDSRSEDFIADNKSLGNIVKNDQVVRWKYTGYVTDGRPIVLKAEGMWTAWVNDVSAEKSVSFGDEDSEHYNQILSVERICGPYNKIEKTFVPDGHSECKVSCELITGVKDDLERGAYGPPCWFKNGYGAYLLFKRPDDPEPNETLDHMRYPVSPVMHIGYKPLELAGSDVFSTKNKPIMNSLCQKVQLEPGWKIYVKILDKYYYDNVGGYAITFLEGVKTEKQFSVFEWVRKQVRGELDKAGEQVFRHLVGNPIFKNFIFSVLTLFLVFGALAYIFGMVQSPFGDIIIRILKISLVILLISPSSWEFFYNHLLALFIHGIDQIIALINSHTGSYNPKEPFSFLDDMIVNKIFSPVIWKIKIRALIIADFSSIFAVCVIIIAVFIYIALCMYGCVIYLTAFVGITFLIGLFPLFLLGILFSQFKSLFDGWLTQCVSFAMQAILMFTLISLFGALIMNYYYRIFGFTTCYNEWLKVKICVLGKIGCIVDQSIFGWTPGQTYDPKVIGLTTDFNLNDRKSSGSARYKFTGGGAYIDVPPDRKHKDFRYVDYPFLDPDAKTDGNPFGVTVSQDSPFRQLSYYINALLSSNKKYVAARLVKDIEDELDVLEKNGTISLNSKNKVLQIIQQRRTKDNSEKKSELEKYKDEDFKSQIIDSIIADVIGSAAQERTPQEELNKQYDYWLILRVRAGYLIFWTEVGSLLLAALLIWQMRAFVQSVAVSLAGGNMMSQTIASMYEGGFMKIFSGIPVVGVVFQKIDQGIDGLKFAVGNYITAVARMPLNALKSIPYLGAAVKFTAGVTGALTSSYNEYDRSFSNNFKRLNYARAFIGAHLGFSPLDALKYLGGHVAGKMLGNRDGGLIHNAIEDRKAALDSLKAHILGPEKHRPSPYIPNKKKETEDDDARNPFSKETVGNKSGTVSPDEYKGGDKNHIIREGLRSEAGSALSDDYKDGDKSHIIREGLRSEAGSALLDGYKGGNGSDIIKGGLPTEGSTLLDRYGNVCVSEGNIEHALEVREQLKTMLDNAENDTALQTIQYDCDRLDNALHEYLGDKFDDVTQGYASSRDPMGHPQDLITEDLSKISASSDFRDLNAIDLGTQVQVGSDIGSDVLQQGSADGNRSEVEVSMDISKRDALLEQMELKGMEAASGTEAQLYDSAELSTPLDVTSSINNVSSEVSQQDLASNGEIEVSLDKDLELKNLDVVSGDIPDVEVTSSSDDVTQIYDSAQDRDSCLDIISSADDASSEVSQQDLASNGEIEVSLDKDLELKNLDVVSGDIPDVEVTSSSDDVTQVYDSTEDRDSCLDIVSSADDTSSEISQQDLEGNDGYEIDKDMGSSNESMLDEIPGGFADVIQDCSDASLSTPLGMSARDDTDATDTVEDPKENVLPQDVDLEDLDTTHSTNDIADFSGESSLFDATSESDSAAFVGEQSIDFSTEEGSDLPSEVVAQHDVDSQDSSVSVSDMAVADMEQGTEDSKYTDVDGLSDSVLDLGYLEGNVDNPDIEPEHDMSQQYSTETEELSDMLSDDVIEPEGVSETDTQVDSEESQDDSGTAGQVEDERVHDEVPYDTQDSTSGDKGDIAEHDDKDGVVEHEDTVDQSIDDTHEEEGKFTEGIVSESVTEPEGVSETDTQVDSEESQGDSSASDQVEDERVHDEVPYDTQDSTSGDKGDIVEHEDKDSVVEHEGTVDQSIDDTHEEEGKFTEGIVSESVTEPEGVSETDTQVDSEESQGDSSASGQVEDERVHDEVPYDTQDSTSGDKDDIVEHEDTVDQSIDDTHEEEGKFTEGIVSESVAEPEGVSETDTQVDSEESQGDSSASGQVEDERVHDEVPYDSQDDTQDSTSEDEGDVVEHGDKGDIVAHEDKDSVVEHEGTVDQSIDDTHEEEGKFTEGIVSESVTEPEEVSEADTQVDSEESQGDSSASDQVEDERVHDEVPYDIQDSTSGDKGDIAEHGDKDDIVEHEDTVDQSIDDTHEEEGKFTEGIVSESVTEPEEVSEADTQVDSEESQGDSSASDQVEDDKVHDEVPYDSQDDVEHGDKGDIVAHEDKDSVVEHEGTVDQSIDDTHEEEGKFTEGIVSESVAEPEGVSDVDTQVDSEESQGDSSASDQVEDDKVHDEVPYDSQDDTQDSTSEDEGDVVEHGDKGDIVEHEGTVDQSIDDTHEEEGKFTEGIVSESVAEPEEVSEADTQVDSEESQGDSSASDQVEDERVHDEVPYDAQDSTSGDKGDIAEHGDKDDIVEHDDKGGVVEHEDTVDQSIDDTHEEEGKFTEGIVSESVTEPEGVSETDTQVDSEESQGDSSASDQVEDERVHDEVPYDSQDDTQDSASEDEGDVVEHGDKGDIVEHEDKDSVVEHEGTVDQSIDDTYEEEGKFTEGIVSESVTEPEEVSEADTQVNNEESQGDSSASDQVEDERVHDEVPYDAQDSTSGDKGDIAEHGDKDDIVEHDDKDGVVEHDDKDGVVEHEDTVDQSIDDTHEEEGKFTEGIVSESVTEPEEVSEADTQVDETLQDLEHEDLKEGADDISDSETDENSSGNSDSVSDVEGLASLASIGEESTITQNVKTQSVQSSAILSMKDRDGVLDNKGIPSDQLDVKDTEKKKKESSKSKVENSDKKAKSTKATVTPKSLKKTFKVILSQCTQELSNKLSEAFDKLFIDPQSGKQKRRLSKQDIALMIEQLKAMIESLKDRKAQVTDPDEMKAIEESIKQAESTIQNLLNQE from the coding sequence ATGTGTAATTTTATTAAAAAGGGTTTTATAAAATTATTATTACTTTTGGTAATAACTGCATGTGAATCTAATCAACATCCAGTTCCTAGATGTGTACCAGCTGATGTCTTTACTGAAACTAGAACAGCTTCTGTTTCAGCATATTTTGATTCACGATCAGAAGATTTTATTGCTGATAATAAGTCATTGGGAAATATTGTAAAAAATGATCAAGTAGTACGGTGGAAATATACTGGATATGTGACAGATGGTCGTCCAATTGTATTAAAAGCTGAGGGGATGTGGACTGCATGGGTCAATGATGTTAGTGCTGAAAAAAGTGTAAGTTTTGGTGATGAAGATTCGGAACATTATAATCAAATATTGTCTGTTGAGAGAATTTGTGGGCCTTATAATAAAATAGAAAAGACTTTTGTTCCTGATGGTCATAGTGAATGTAAGGTATCATGTGAACTAATCACTGGAGTTAAAGATGACTTGGAAAGAGGGGCATATGGACCTCCTTGTTGGTTCAAAAATGGATATGGTGCATATTTATTATTTAAGAGACCAGATGACCCTGAACCAAATGAAACGTTGGATCATATGAGATATCCGGTGTCTCCTGTAATGCATATAGGATACAAGCCATTAGAATTGGCTGGTAGTGATGTTTTTTCTACTAAAAATAAACCAATTATGAATTCCCTTTGTCAAAAGGTGCAATTGGAGCCAGGGTGGAAGATATATGTAAAAATATTAGATAAGTATTATTATGATAATGTTGGGGGATATGCAATCACATTCCTTGAAGGTGTAAAAACAGAAAAACAATTTTCTGTTTTTGAATGGGTTCGTAAACAGGTAAGAGGTGAACTAGATAAAGCAGGTGAACAAGTTTTTAGACATCTAGTTGGAAACCCGATATTTAAAAATTTTATTTTTAGTGTGTTAACTTTGTTTTTAGTATTTGGGGCTTTAGCTTATATTTTTGGTATGGTACAGAGCCCATTTGGTGATATTATTATTAGAATATTAAAAATATCGTTAGTAATATTATTGATTTCTCCAAGTAGTTGGGAGTTCTTTTATAACCATTTACTTGCTTTATTTATTCATGGTATAGATCAGATTATTGCGCTAATTAATAGTCATACAGGTTCTTATAATCCTAAAGAACCTTTTTCTTTTCTGGATGACATGATAGTAAATAAAATATTTTCTCCAGTTATTTGGAAGATAAAGATCAGAGCATTAATCATCGCTGATTTTTCTTCAATATTTGCTGTATGTGTAATTATTATTGCCGTATTCATCTACATTGCTTTATGTATGTATGGATGTGTTATATATCTAACAGCATTTGTTGGTATTACATTTTTGATTGGGTTATTCCCATTATTTTTGTTAGGTATTCTTTTTTCTCAATTTAAGAGCTTATTTGATGGTTGGTTAACACAATGTGTAAGTTTTGCTATGCAGGCAATATTAATGTTCACTCTGATTTCCCTGTTTGGTGCACTTATTATGAATTATTATTACCGTATTTTTGGGTTTACGACATGTTATAATGAGTGGCTGAAGGTAAAGATATGTGTATTAGGTAAAATTGGATGTATAGTTGATCAAAGTATTTTTGGATGGACTCCAGGGCAAACTTATGATCCAAAAGTTATTGGATTGACAACAGATTTTAATCTTAATGATCGTAAGTCTTCTGGTAGTGCAAGATATAAATTTACTGGTGGAGGTGCATATATTGATGTTCCTCCTGATCGTAAGCATAAGGATTTTAGATACGTAGATTATCCTTTTCTTGATCCAGATGCTAAAACTGATGGGAATCCGTTTGGTGTGACTGTATCTCAAGATAGTCCGTTTAGACAGTTATCTTATTATATTAATGCATTACTTTCTTCTAATAAAAAATATGTAGCTGCAAGGTTGGTAAAGGATATAGAAGATGAGTTAGATGTTTTAGAAAAAAACGGTACTATAAGCTTGAACAGTAAAAATAAAGTTTTACAAATTATACAGCAGAGAAGAACTAAAGATAATTCTGAGAAAAAAAGTGAATTAGAGAAATATAAAGATGAGGATTTTAAATCTCAAATAATTGATAGTATTATTGCTGATGTTATAGGGAGTGCTGCTCAAGAACGTACTCCTCAGGAAGAATTGAATAAGCAATACGATTATTGGTTAATCTTAAGGGTTAGGGCTGGATATTTAATATTCTGGACAGAAGTTGGTTCTTTATTATTAGCTGCGTTATTAATATGGCAGATGCGTGCGTTTGTTCAAAGTGTAGCAGTATCTCTAGCTGGCGGTAATATGATGTCTCAAACTATTGCTAGTATGTATGAAGGTGGATTCATGAAGATTTTTTCAGGAATTCCAGTTGTAGGTGTTGTGTTCCAAAAGATTGATCAAGGTATAGATGGCTTAAAATTTGCGGTAGGTAATTACATTACTGCAGTTGCTCGTATGCCTTTAAATGCGTTAAAGAGTATTCCTTATCTAGGTGCAGCTGTTAAATTTACTGCTGGTGTTACTGGTGCATTGACTTCTTCATATAATGAATATGATAGGAGTTTTAGTAATAACTTTAAGCGGTTAAATTATGCTCGAGCTTTTATAGGTGCTCATTTAGGATTTTCTCCGTTGGATGCATTGAAATATTTAGGTGGTCATGTTGCTGGCAAAATGCTTGGTAATAGGGATGGTGGATTAATTCACAATGCAATTGAAGATCGTAAAGCTGCTTTGGATAGTTTGAAAGCACATATATTAGGACCTGAGAAACATAGACCAAGCCCTTATATTCCTAATAAAAAGAAAGAAACAGAGGATGATGATGCAAGGAATCCTTTTTCTAAAGAAACAGTAGGTAACAAAAGTGGTACTGTATCACCAGATGAATATAAAGGTGGTGATAAGAATCATATTATTAGGGAAGGATTACGTAGTGAAGCTGGTAGTGCATTATCAGATGATTATAAAGATGGTGATAAGAGTCATATTATTAGGGAAGGATTACGTAGTGAAGCTGGTAGTGCATTATTAGATGGATATAAAGGTGGTAATGGGAGTGATATTATTAAAGGAGGATTACCTACTGAAGGTAGTACATTATTGGATAGATATGGGAATGTATGTGTAAGTGAAGGGAATATAGAGCATGCACTTGAAGTAAGAGAGCAGCTTAAAACAATGCTTGATAATGCTGAAAATGACACTGCGTTGCAAACTATTCAGTATGATTGTGATAGACTTGATAATGCTTTACATGAATATTTAGGTGATAAGTTTGATGATGTTACACAGGGTTACGCTAGTTCTCGTGATCCAATGGGTCATCCTCAAGATTTAATTACTGAAGATTTATCTAAAATTAGTGCTTCCTCAGATTTTCGAGATCTGAATGCTATAGATTTAGGTACACAGGTGCAGGTAGGTAGTGATATAGGTTCAGATGTATTACAACAGGGTTCGGCAGATGGTAATCGAAGTGAAGTTGAAGTATCAATGGATATATCGAAACGTGATGCGTTGTTGGAGCAAATGGAATTAAAAGGTATGGAAGCAGCATCAGGTACTGAGGCACAGCTATATGATAGTGCTGAGTTAAGTACTCCTTTAGATGTTACATCTTCTATTAATAATGTGTCTTCAGAAGTATCACAACAAGATTTAGCGAGTAATGGTGAAATTGAAGTATCTCTAGATAAAGATCTGGAATTGAAGAATTTAGATGTGGTATCAGGTGATATTCCAGATGTTGAAGTTACCTCAAGTTCAGATGATGTGACACAAATATATGATAGTGCTCAAGATAGAGATTCTTGTTTAGATATTATATCTTCTGCGGATGATGCAAGTTCAGAAGTATCACAACAAGATTTAGCGAGTAATGGTGAAATTGAAGTATCTCTAGATAAAGATCTGGAATTGAAGAATTTAGATGTGGTATCAGGTGATATTCCAGATGTTGAAGTTACCTCAAGTTCAGATGATGTGACACAAGTATATGATAGTACCGAAGATAGAGATTCTTGTTTGGATATTGTATCTTCTGCAGATGATACAAGTTCAGAAATATCACAACAAGATTTAGAAGGTAATGATGGATATGAAATTGATAAGGATATGGGATCCTCAAACGAATCAATGCTAGATGAAATTCCAGGAGGATTTGCTGATGTTATACAAGATTGTAGTGATGCTAGTTTAAGTACTCCTTTAGGTATGTCTGCAAGAGATGATACTGATGCTACAGATACTGTAGAGGATCCAAAAGAAAATGTGTTACCGCAAGATGTAGATTTAGAAGATTTGGACACAACTCATTCTACGAATGATATTGCAGATTTTAGTGGTGAAAGTTCATTATTTGATGCTACTTCGGAGTCAGATAGTGCTGCATTTGTAGGTGAGCAAAGCATTGATTTCAGTACCGAGGAAGGGAGTGATTTACCTTCGGAAGTTGTAGCGCAGCATGATGTAGATTCACAAGATTCATCAGTATCAGTAAGTGATATGGCTGTTGCGGATATGGAACAAGGAACAGAGGATTCTAAATACACCGATGTTGATGGTTTGAGTGATAGTGTTTTAGATTTAGGTTATTTAGAAGGTAATGTAGATAATCCTGATATTGAGCCTGAACATGATATGTCACAGCAATATAGTACAGAGACTGAAGAACTCAGTGATATGCTATCTGATGATGTGATAGAACCAGAAGGAGTAAGTGAAACTGATACTCAGGTTGATAGTGAAGAATCTCAAGATGACAGTGGTACTGCAGGTCAAGTTGAGGATGAAAGAGTACATGATGAAGTACCTTATGATACTCAAGATAGTACATCAGGAGATAAAGGTGATATTGCAGAACATGATGATAAAGATGGTGTTGTAGAACATGAGGATACTGTAGATCAAAGTATTGACGATACTCATGAAGAAGAAGGTAAGTTTACTGAAGGAATTGTATCTGAAAGTGTGACAGAACCAGAAGGAGTAAGTGAAACTGATACTCAGGTTGATAGTGAAGAATCTCAAGGTGATAGTAGTGCTTCGGATCAAGTTGAAGATGAAAGAGTACATGATGAAGTACCTTATGATACTCAAGATAGTACATCAGGAGATAAAGGTGATATTGTAGAGCATGAAGATAAAGATAGTGTTGTAGAACATGAGGGTACTGTAGATCAAAGTATTGATGATACTCATGAAGAAGAAGGTAAGTTTACTGAAGGAATTGTATCTGAAAGTGTGACAGAACCAGAAGGAGTAAGTGAAACTGATACTCAGGTTGATAGTGAAGAATCTCAAGGTGATAGTAGTGCTTCAGGTCAAGTTGAAGATGAAAGAGTACATGATGAAGTACCTTATGATACTCAAGATAGTACATCAGGAGATAAAGATGATATTGTAGAGCATGAGGATACTGTAGATCAAAGTATTGACGATACTCATGAAGAAGAAGGTAAGTTTACTGAAGGAATTGTATCTGAAAGTGTGGCAGAACCAGAAGGAGTAAGTGAAACTGATACTCAGGTTGATAGTGAAGAATCTCAAGGTGATAGTAGTGCTTCAGGTCAAGTTGAAGATGAAAGAGTACATGATGAAGTACCTTATGATAGTCAAGATGATACTCAAGATAGTACATCAGAAGATGAAGGTGATGTCGTAGAACATGGTGATAAAGGTGATATTGTAGCGCATGAAGATAAAGATAGTGTTGTAGAACATGAGGGTACTGTAGATCAAAGTATTGACGATACTCATGAAGAAGAAGGTAAGTTTACTGAAGGAATTGTATCTGAAAGTGTGACAGAACCAGAAGAAGTAAGTGAAGCTGATACTCAGGTTGATAGTGAAGAATCTCAAGGTGATAGTAGTGCTTCGGATCAAGTTGAGGATGAAAGAGTACATGATGAAGTACCTTATGATATTCAAGATAGTACATCAGGAGATAAAGGTGATATTGCAGAACATGGTGATAAAGATGATATTGTAGAGCATGAGGATACTGTAGATCAAAGTATTGACGATACTCATGAAGAAGAAGGTAAGTTTACTGAAGGAATTGTATCTGAAAGTGTGACAGAACCAGAAGAAGTAAGTGAAGCTGATACTCAGGTTGATAGTGAAGAATCTCAAGGTGATAGTAGTGCTTCGGATCAAGTTGAAGATGACAAGGTACATGATGAAGTACCTTATGATAGTCAAGATGACGTAGAACATGGTGATAAAGGTGATATTGTAGCGCATGAAGATAAAGATAGTGTTGTAGAACATGAGGGTACTGTAGATCAAAGTATTGACGATACTCATGAAGAAGAAGGTAAGTTTACTGAAGGAATTGTATCTGAAAGTGTGGCAGAACCAGAAGGAGTAAGTGACGTTGATACTCAGGTTGATAGTGAAGAATCTCAAGGTGATAGTAGTGCTTCGGATCAAGTTGAAGATGACAAGGTACATGATGAAGTACCTTATGATAGTCAAGATGATACTCAAGATAGTACATCAGAAGATGAAGGTGATGTCGTAGAACATGGTGATAAAGGTGATATTGTAGAACATGAGGGTACTGTAGATCAAAGTATTGACGATACTCATGAAGAAGAAGGTAAGTTTACTGAAGGAATTGTATCTGAAAGTGTGGCAGAACCAGAAGAAGTAAGTGAAGCTGATACTCAGGTTGATAGTGAAGAATCTCAAGGTGATAGTAGTGCTTCGGATCAAGTTGAGGATGAAAGAGTACATGATGAAGTACCTTATGATGCTCAAGATAGTACATCAGGAGATAAAGGTGATATTGCAGAACATGGTGATAAAGATGATATTGTAGAGCATGATGATAAAGGTGGTGTTGTAGAACATGAGGATACTGTAGATCAAAGTATTGACGATACTCATGAAGAAGAAGGTAAGTTTACTGAAGGAATTGTATCTGAAAGTGTGACAGAACCAGAAGGAGTAAGTGAAACTGATACTCAGGTTGATAGTGAAGAATCTCAAGGTGATAGTAGTGCTTCGGATCAAGTTGAAGATGAAAGAGTACATGATGAAGTACCTTATGATAGTCAAGATGATACTCAAGATAGTGCATCAGAAGATGAAGGTGATGTCGTAGAACATGGTGATAAAGGTGATATTGTAGAGCATGAAGATAAAGATAGTGTTGTAGAACATGAGGGTACTGTAGATCAAAGTATTGACGATACTTATGAAGAAGAAGGTAAGTTTACTGAAGGAATTGTATCTGAAAGTGTGACAGAACCAGAAGAAGTAAGTGAAGCTGACACTCAGGTTAATAATGAAGAATCTCAAGGTGATAGTAGTGCTTCGGATCAAGTTGAGGATGAAAGAGTACATGATGAAGTACCTTATGATGCTCAAGATAGTACATCAGGAGATAAAGGTGATATTGCAGAACATGGTGATAAAGATGATATTGTAGAGCATGATGATAAAGATGGTGTTGTGGAACATGATGATAAAGATGGTGTTGTGGAACATGAGGATACTGTAGATCAAAGTATTGACGATACTCATGAAGAAGAAGGTAAGTTTACTGAAGGAATTGTATCTGAAAGTGTGACAGAACCGGAGGAAGTAAGTGAAGCTGATACTCAGGTTGATGAAACACTTCAGGATTTAGAACATGAAGATCTTAAAGAGGGTGCTGATGATATATCTGATAGTGAAACAGATGAAAATAGTTCAGGAAATAGTGATAGTGTATCCGATGTTGAAGGGTTAGCTAGTTTAGCATCTATTGGTGAAGAAAGTACGATAACTCAAAATGTAAAAACACAATCTGTACAGTCTAGTGCTATATTATCGATGAAAGATAGGGACGGAGTTCTAGATAATAAGGGTATTCCAAGTGATCAATTGGATGTTAAAGATACAGAAAAGAAGAAGAAAGAATCTAGCAAAAGCAAAGTTGAGAATTCTGATAAAAAAGCAAAGTCAACTAAAGCAACTGTGACTCCAAAGTCTTTAAAGAAAACTTTTAAAGTAATATTGAGTCAATGTACGCAAGAATTATCAAATAAATTATCTGAAGCTTTTGATAAGTTATTTATAGATCCTCAAAGTGGTAAACAAAAACGTAGATTATCAAAACAAGATATTGCATTAATGATAGAGCAGCTTAAGGCAATGATAGAATCATTAAAGGATAGAAAAGCACAGGTGACAGATCCTGATGAAATGAAAGCGATAGAAGAAAGTATTAAACAAGCAGAATCTACAATTCAGAATTTATTGAATCAGGAATAA
- a CDS encoding DUF2460 domain-containing protein, which translates to MTFHEIRFPEDISYGSTGGPEFSTNIIETNNGSEYRRINLSYPRNKYNVMYNTKSKDQLVRLIHFFYIHKGKAIGFRFKDWLDYKAKKQQIGIGNDQQKNFQIIKTYSIDQYSYTRIITKPVMNTVKIYYNNIIKADGFSINFLNGQIEFNNPPHNGVKIHVDYEFDVPVRFDSDYLPYSINNYKEYNCNNIALIEVKV; encoded by the coding sequence ATGACATTCCATGAAATAAGATTTCCAGAAGATATTTCTTACGGGTCAACTGGTGGACCAGAATTTTCAACAAACATTATTGAAACAAATAATGGAAGTGAATATCGTAGAATCAATCTATCATACCCACGCAACAAATACAATGTAATGTATAACACAAAATCAAAAGATCAATTAGTAAGATTAATTCATTTTTTTTACATTCATAAAGGTAAAGCTATTGGATTCCGTTTTAAAGATTGGCTAGATTATAAAGCAAAAAAACAACAAATTGGTATAGGAAATGATCAGCAAAAAAATTTTCAAATAATCAAAACATATAGTATCGATCAATACTCATACACACGTATAATTACAAAACCAGTTATGAATACAGTAAAAATTTACTACAATAACATTATAAAAGCCGATGGGTTTTCTATAAATTTCTTAAATGGTCAAATAGAGTTCAACAATCCACCACATAATGGAGTAAAAATACATGTAGATTACGAATTTGATGTGCCTGTAAGATTTGATTCAGATTACTTACCATACTCTATAAATAATTATAAAGAATATAATTGCAACAATATTGCACTCATAGAAGTAAAAGTTTAG
- the dut gene encoding dUTP diphosphatase, with the protein MEHSIIPNMSIKVIKLTKNNLPLPSYSTDNSSGMDLYSAVVTDVILEPGCRVCINTGIAISVPNGYEAQVRPRSGLALKFGITVLNTPGTIDADYRGEIKVILINLGNEAYTIKYGDRIAQMIIAPITRISWDLVEDFDNDKTKRGAQGFGSTGI; encoded by the coding sequence ATGGAGCATTCTATCATTCCAAACATGTCAATTAAGGTTATTAAGTTAACCAAAAATAATCTGCCTCTTCCATCATATTCAACAGATAATAGTTCTGGTATGGATTTATATTCAGCAGTTGTCACAGACGTTATATTAGAACCAGGATGCAGAGTGTGCATTAATACTGGTATTGCAATTTCTGTTCCTAATGGATATGAAGCTCAAGTTAGACCAAGATCTGGACTGGCACTTAAATTCGGTATAACTGTACTCAATACTCCAGGAACTATAGATGCTGACTATCGTGGAGAAATCAAAGTTATCTTAATTAATCTTGGAAATGAAGCATATACTATAAAATACGGAGATAGAATAGCACAAATGATAATAGCTCCAATAACGCGTATTTCATGGGATCTCGTTGAAGATTTTGACAATGATAAAACAAAACGCGGAGCCCAAGGATTTGGTTCAACTGGAATATAA
- the ispH gene encoding 4-hydroxy-3-methylbut-2-enyl diphosphate reductase, producing the protein MHQNLKKNVEVILANPRGFCAGVSRAIEIVKLAVKYHSDNRKVYVLHEIVHNKYIINSLKEMGVIFIDTLDQAEDGSILIYSAHGISKEIEHLGQSCNLEIIDATCPLVNKVHKEVQAYDKKGYQIILIGHKGHREVEGTMGQITNPVLLVQNLSDIDNIEVTNSDKLAYVTQTTLSVDDTKEIINKLKQKFPNIKGPDLKDICYATQNRQTAVKQLSELVDIIFVLGSKNSSNSNRLKELAELKTPAFLIDSYQEINLDILKDVNKIGITAGASAPEILITEVIDLLKQHMNIKLSDLEVIRENVAFNIPKQLREYKL; encoded by the coding sequence GTGCATCAAAATTTAAAAAAAAATGTTGAAGTGATACTTGCTAATCCAAGAGGATTTTGTGCGGGAGTTTCTAGAGCAATAGAAATCGTAAAGCTAGCAGTAAAATACCATAGTGACAATAGAAAAGTTTACGTACTACATGAAATTGTACACAATAAATATATAATTAATTCCTTAAAGGAAATGGGTGTAATTTTTATAGATACATTAGATCAAGCTGAAGATGGATCAATATTAATATATAGTGCACACGGTATTTCAAAAGAAATAGAACACCTAGGACAATCATGCAACTTAGAGATTATTGATGCAACATGTCCATTAGTAAATAAAGTACATAAGGAAGTGCAAGCTTATGATAAAAAAGGATATCAAATAATTTTAATAGGCCATAAAGGGCATCGTGAAGTCGAAGGTACTATGGGACAAATAACCAACCCTGTACTATTAGTACAAAACCTATCTGACATTGATAATATAGAAGTAACAAATTCAGATAAACTTGCATATGTTACACAAACAACTTTAAGTGTAGATGACACAAAAGAAATAATCAACAAACTAAAACAAAAATTCCCAAATATTAAAGGGCCAGATTTAAAGGATATCTGTTATGCTACTCAAAATAGGCAAACTGCTGTAAAACAATTATCAGAATTAGTAGATATCATATTCGTATTAGGAAGCAAGAATAGTTCAAATTCAAATCGTTTAAAAGAACTAGCTGAATTAAAAACTCCTGCTTTTTTAATAGATTCTTATCAGGAAATTAACTTAGATATTTTAAAAGATGTAAACAAAATAGGAATAACTGCAGGAGCATCAGCCCCAGAAATACTAATCACAGAAGTAATAGATTTACTGAAACAGCACATGAATATCAAGTTATCAGATTTAGAAGTTATAAGAGAGAACGTTGCATTCAATATACCAAAACAATTAAGAGAATACAAACTATAA